The stretch of DNA AAGTTTGGCGACCCAATGCGCTCGACCATCGGCGaattcggctgcctctcttgcctggacttgggcagcttcagcatcggcccgatagatggcCACGAGCGTATCCGCATaggcctttgccttttcagcatcggattcggccttggcgagtacaaaggccaaccgagcctcaagctcctcaattcttcttgcttgaaccaagcctttttccttcattttctgaagttgggtttcagacgacgataactgggctcgagcagtctttTTTTCtgtagcaaagcggtccataccttctttccaccgcaaggattccatccttatcacgtcgacctcctcacgaagatTCCCtatcatctcaattttttgctgcagctgtgagaccgaaatgttagctatcgttccgatatcgaacccataggttttcaaaagcatcattatcTTCTCAAACAAATCattctgatctcgataagccttggccagctcagctcggaggtcttttattttctcctctctctgccctaagAAAAGTCTAAGAAAGTTCTTCTCGTCAGTAGCGCGGTTTAGGTCggccgcgtatcgatgcagctcattttgggaacgagaacattgttctcgatggactgccgcagcctacaaagaaacaagaagcgaagttaacgAAAAACGAACATAAAGGCAGTACCAACAAAAAGATTTTTAAAggctcacctgattcaaagcctgccgcaaaccgtgaaaaagatccgattcatcaccggcaccggcaacgtcctcgataccggtaaacaggtcacgaaacgaATCTTCTTTATCGTGaagcctgtctagatcgagggctcccagagcttgagcttcccgaatcacccctgcagaaaaagcgggaaaggtaggcaaatcctcgatcgctgctgccccaagtgactcgctcggAGCGTTCCCCTCGGCTTGGAGGGGTTCAAGGGGCTCTTAGATTGTAACCCCTGCCGGTTGACTCAGATGAGAGGCGTCTTCgacatccgatagttcggggactctacctgAAACTCTCTCCGGTATatcttcagttcgaggcggagccccatagagcatcatcgatccagccggtGATGAAGCATCGGTGGCTCTCTTCGTTCGGACCGCCAGCGTGGACTCATTGTcctcttctttctcttcttcatcttcatcccttagatgcaaaacggattctacggtcaaaggaatgacaatcttgttcggcttacgagccgtcctcttcttcggttttggatattcAGGCAACGAGGCTCTCttcattttattttccttcaccggctttggaacAGAGGTCGAAACATCCTCCTAATTGGACAGAGGCCTCAAGATCgcatctttacccaaacttgcatatgggaaaccttataaaaaatattttgagaaatgCCTCGTTCGGATCGTCAGAGTCCGAGAAATGAGATCGGGAACCGCTCTGGGCGTctagggaaccgctacatcacaaaaagaggagtgtcgataagagaataaatgaaagaaccaaatagaagcaacaacaagatcacacttacgtttcatattccactcctcgggaaagggcatcttttcagtcgggatcaggtccgaagttctTATTCGAACGAACCTGCTCATCCAgccccggtccctgtcctcgtcaatactcgagaacagagccttggtagcccgacgctggagttttatcAACCCTCCCCGAAAATGTCGGGGATGGTACAaccggataagatgatcgagggtgaacgacatcccctcgattttgctcacgaaatatcggatcaggataatgATCCGctacaaagaaggatggacctggcctaaggtTACCTGGTATTATCGACAGAAGTCAATAACGAcgggatcgaggggacccaaagtgaaagtgtaagtatatacgttcaaaaaccctttcacgtaagaagtgatatcttcgtcaggggtaggtattattacttctttttcaccccaattgcaatccttctttaacagatcgaggtgcttctcgattatcgaacacatgtacctcgataccggctcacaccggccagggaccgatgaacctttatcaaccttaaaatctgaagtaaggacgcacgccccggggacacactcctcaggccgtggttctgccggtgtctcatcggcgacacactgtgaagatgaagccttctgtttctgaggaatggtttgcgatattttcgccatttttgaattcaaaagtaaGGAGTAGAAGAAAGTGATAAAGATTTAGTAGAATTGAAGAGGGGTTCtttcggaaagaaatcacagctttTTTGATAAGTTGGAGTGTATAAAGAAGAATTTGGGGAATTttagaagatagaagatgtaaaaatggtaaaagataaaggtaagggttatttataggttcaaacgatggcggttcagtatcagcagtggccgactaccgcctgacatgcattaaatgccttgaaagactaaacccaCGGGACAGCTACCATATGCATCATGGTCAAACCCGATGGATTCTTTAACTGATTAAAAAACTTTACAAGTATTCTTTAACTGATTATAGTAAGTTTTTTACTTTACTTTCTAAGAGCCtatttggattagctgattgtaaATAGTTGATAAGCTTAAAGTGCTGAAAAATATTCTTAAGTTGTGaaactgatttttaaaataagtatttacgtgtttggatagacgtgttgaaactgataataagcagttTATGTGTTTGGTAGATAAGTGATGATAAGTTGTTCTTTTattaaaataactaaaatttccttaaaaactttacaaaagattataaattaaaaaaaaaaatttgtaaagaaaaagatgAACAATGAATATGGAATGAAAAGAAAGTTacaaaatttattttggaaaaaaatattttgtgaattagaaaatattattaaggataaactagtaaaagcattggtcaaactaaaagtacTTATAAGCTAAAAAGCTATAAgggtgaccaacttatgactAATTTTAACTTATAAAcacttggcttataagcactttaagtGTTTACCAAATTCTTAGATAAGCTAAAAGGTGCTTATAAGCCACTTTGACCAgtttataagcttagccaaacactctGTAAGTTACATATTAGACTTAACAATTACCTtttatctatctatactatattaatattaaaattttaaaaacacgAAGGCCCTTTGCTAAATGTCGTTCATCACTTTTACCCTTTAAATATAGAGTTCATActtgataaaattataattataatataattatcttcctaatatttaagactttaaaagtaactaaattttatttattacatgCTTCCTTATTTAAACTAGGTAAAAACTCCTAGTACTTAGGAATCTAAAATTGAATAAGATTTTACTTATAAATTTTTCCTTACTAAAATTGTGTAACTATTTTTCTTAAGTCTCACTTTCATTAAATTTCATAAAGTTAGTGTTGTTATCAGCTTCTTCTCTTGAATATCCACCGAGATTGGAGTTAAATCGTAGCACTACATGTAAAAGGAAAGGATAGAGTTTTTGAGACGTTAGGAATTATTATGTAATGAAAACTATTTTCCAAGTTTTTGTCTTCATTTTAATTATGTAGAATTAAACATCTAAGACCATTAAGAATGTTttcaaattctaattttttgtatttatttttggacCATGTGAGTATTACAAATTCTAATTTTTCACGTATGTATAAAAAGCGTAAGGTTGCCAATTTATTTGCTATTTtaatattgtatacggtcgaaatagatttcagccttggcatgtccggtatggttcgaagggtggtgtatcgaagtaagattcCGAAGGGGGCACGagctaacctcgaacccggggaggccggtccgtgttgAGACCGATATCATAaacaaactcgaacaagaatcgaaccatgacgcgggtagatctatcgtggTGATAATCCAAAAATCAACCTACATTGACCTGGAATCAATTCGAAggctcgaaccaggatcgggctcgaaccaagatcacaagttcgagccgaaatcaagctcgaaccaaaatcgaggattctaagcaagatcgagctcgcagacaaaagccgttgcaatcccactagagggaatcttggcagaaattatggaaaagctgatttatcatgggtctcccattgaatgtttattttattatgcttggagccgaatccctccactataaaagggcttggttatcatttctgtaagggACATATATTTTTTCTGAGATTTACATTATAATGAAAGTATTATATTCCTCTACAAGGCTATtccagtttcttagattgattctatttgttaaaTCCTAAGGTTCACTATTCTTGATTGCCTTGTCTAGATTACATTCTCTCCAATCTATATTCacattttatttatccttgcattttgtattaagttgcaccacatatcttcggaactgcgtataaattcaactccatccgtttttcgggtaaacaaatataaaatatttaatcaTTAATGATGGATAACACAAATCAtcattaaataatttttaatattttaaagactttaaaattaactaaaagtattttattaatattttcttatttgagcTATTTGTAGGAACTCCTACAAAGAATAAGTAAGAACTAATTGATACTAAAATTGATAATATTAATCGACGCTCCTTTTATATTCAAGGATATTTAAGGTTCTCAAACTCTATTTTTCTTTGTAGATATATATGTTGCTTAAATCTCATTTTAGATAATACTTTCATGGTACTAGCAATTTAAAATTCACTGTAATATTATTTAATAACCAAAAACACAAAAGAGAAACtgctttttttaaaagaaaaagaagaacacTTTTTCTGAAATTATTTCATGAAGGGATACTTGAGGAAAAAATTAATTGTTTCAGAAAAAATGCTATATAGAAAGATAAGTTTGTTCAAATGCCAGATATTTGAATATGAAAATTCGTTTATTCTTTAAAATTTGGTTCAGGCAACAAACTCAAAAACAAACTAAAGTCAGAACCTTTTTTGTAAATGACGATAATATTTCATTGATCATAACTAATAAAATGGTGTATTTAAAAAACCCGATATAATTATTAGACAAGAAAAATAACTAAGACAGTCTTATTTTATTGTACTAATATTAAGTTTTAGCTTATATCTTTGAATTCAATTAGGGTTGTGTCCACTTAAGATTTTGATAAATTAGTGATGGATTATATTTCTTGAGATTCAAATTGATAAACTTGGCATTCTTGTAAGACGATGAAGAAGCTAGATCAAAGTACGGGTAAAATATGTGttatttgaatttatttttatattaatattttattataagtGTTCGCATTATATGTGTGAGGATTATATGGCACAATTTCTTCCTCTATTGACGTATCTAAATATAATCAACattaattattttcaagaactcacactttttaatttttttttgtaactaCAATATACTcctattatttaataatattccTTTAATTGAATActcattgatatacatatatgCACAAAGTGTATTGCTAAATGCCGTTCGCCTTTTTGAATCGAAAAAAAagttaaattaattttttatataatttaaaaaatttatagTTATCGAGATAGGATACACACGCAATGCGCGTATTCTAAGACTAGTTAGGTACAAACTTAAGTGCATATAAAGTACACACAGAATATAAGAAATTAAAGAATATCTAAATTAAAAACTCGGTCTAATACATTTCCCGCTAGCAAAAGTGGGTGGGCCGAGGCCCAAAACTCGTGCAGATTCTAAGGCCCAATTTCTTCTCGATAAACCCGTCGCAGTTTACCACTTTGCTACACTCTCTGTCTCCTCAGGCATCGGTGACCCTCTCAATCGCCGGTGGGTTTCGAGTTTCCGGTAATCCTTGAGATATTCCTCTTTCGTTAAATTTCAATTCCGTTTTAATTTCCCTCTTTCTGTCTGTAATTTTTTTGTAATCTAATGGAAAAAGTTTCGTTCTTTCTTAGGGTAAGATTAAATTCGAGTGAAGAATTTTGAAAAGAAGATGGATAAGGAGAAAGTGGAACAATTGAAAATTCAAATGCAGCAATGGTTACATGAAGCTGAAGAATTCATCCATCAAACACCTCCTGTTCAACTTTATACTGCACTTGGAGTTGTATTATTCACCCTCTTTTTCTTGTTTATCAGTAAGATTTTCAAATTTCCCTTCAATTTTTCTCcttatttctttgttgaattttcGCATTGGCGTGTCAGTGTGTCAAATGTTAGTTTCCTTTGAATTTCCCCTTTTTGAGTTTGACTTAGGAAATCAAAGGTATCTTCATTTAGAATTGGAACTTGTTTTAGGTTTTCCTTTCTTTGTTTGCTCTGAAGTTGTTGAAAGAAAATCGGGTGATTGCAAAATTTTGACTACATAACTGAGTTAGTATATCTTAGTCAAACTACAAAAACAAAGTTGTCTTCTTTTAGTCAGTGGCACCTCAATCCCAAATTAGTTGGGATCAGTTTATGAATCTTCTGTATACATTGAGGAATTATCATAATTTGCTTATCTTTTGCTAGCCATCAACCTACGGCACTCTCTCTTCTTTTATTAATCAACTGTTGTTTTGATAGCTGATTTAGGACTTGGTTTTAAACTACCTGTATATAAATCAGATTAATTGTTGAACTTTTGGAAATGGTTATAAGTCAATTGAATCTTTAAGAGTATTTTGTAGAATATTCTTACTGATTATGTTATTGGTGGAATGGAAATTATCATTAAGAATAGTTTATCAAGAATGCAACAACAATAACTATGCTTCAATCCCAAGCAAGTTAGCATCGGCCTTAGAATTCTTAGTGTTCATGTTGATACTTTTAACCTCatttcaatgcaatattatgtaagataaaactaaaataaaacaaaaaacacTAGAAGTTGTCTATATTTTCTACTGGCATATACAACTCTAGCATGACTTAAAGACTCCTAGAAAGCAATGGATCTAAAGTAAACATACTAACactattaaaattttattccaactaatagGTGTCGCCTATattaatctttttcttttatcGTCCCCTATTTTTCACTAAGCCTGGATGGATTTCAAACGATTGTAGGTCCTTCGAGACAATGTCCTGCCATATGATTTTGGTCTACCTCGTCCCTTTTTAACCCCTTAAGTCACAATGGTTTCACACCTATAGTTTGAAGCATTTGGAGGCCAAGTTAGGACATGACCGAACCATCTAAAGTGACCTTCTCGTTTTATCCTTTATGTGTACTACTTACACCTTCTTTTGAATAAATCATTTTAATCTTGTTTGATCGCACATCCATATTAGGATTTGCATCTTTGCAACATTTATCTTGTCAATATGTCGAACTTTAGAGGCCTACCATTCACTCCCATATAACATTGATGGTCTCACAACCGTTCTATAGAACTTTACTTTAACTTTGGTAGGTCCTTATCACATAACACCGGTAGCAGTTCTCTATTTTAACcatcctatattgattgtatgCGTTACATTTTCATCTTTCGTACATTTCTCCTAGAACATCCAAGAAAATTATAAAAAAGGAGTGTCAGAAACCCAAATTTTATAAAAAAGGAGAATATCAGAAACCGAATGTTTATAAAACTTCCCATATCTCATGTAAATTGAAGCTCCTACATAGTGTCCTCTTGTATATTGCTAGTAACAAAATTCAATGGGCGTTTTtttctcttcctttttcttcacaTGGTGTTAGAGTTTATTACTTACCAGCGAGCGGTGTTACGCTGTCTGTCTGCCCAAAAACTTTTCCTTCTCTTCTCGAGTGTATTACTCTTATCTCTTTCTGGCCATCATTAAATGGTGTCTTTTTGGTTCAATCAGTGACACCATCCTGCCTAGTGTCTAGCATTCTTCTGACAATTTTCAGACGTTCTCCTAtaattcttcttttcttcttgttCTCTATGATATTACCGTCTCGACTATTTTGATAGATTTTTAAGTAGCTTTGCCTACGGGTGAGCGGCCTTAAGCTGCCTGTTCTGCCAAAATTTCCTCTTGCTTTCATAAGTTTAGTATGAAGTGAAGTATGACTATATAAATTCCTGTTGACTCTTTCTACTATTTTTTTCAAAGACTCATCCTTTGAGTGTGTTGCAAAAATACGGGGGGGAGGGAGGGTTGCAAGGACTGACTGTGTTAGGTTCTTCTTTTCTTCTATTTGATGCCACATTTTCGTAAAATTCTATTTCACCCTTATGCCACTATGATGATCCTCAGTGAATGGTTTCATATAATATTAGTTTTAGATTTTTGCTCATCCATTTTAACTTTCGTTGAAGGCTTAAATATGAAGAATTTCCTTTTGTTTACTATTCTATTTGCAGTTCGCTTGTTCAAGCATACAGCATCTAACACCATTGTACTCACTGGGCTTAGTGGGAGCGGCAAAACTTATCTTTTTTACCAGGTAACTCTTTGACCTGAGACCTGGGATAATCATTTTGGAGTTTATCTTACTGTTTAGATGTGGCATATACCAGCTTAGAGATGGTTCAGCCCATCAGGGTACGGTGACGTCAATGGAGCCAAATGAAGCCAGTTTTATTCTCCACTCCGAAAAAGACAAGGTAATGAACAATGTCTTCTCTTGTTTCACCTTTTTCAGCCCTACTCTTTCCCCAGCATTCTTGTCATCTCCACCATCAGAAGGGAAAGATGGATTTGTTTAATTGCCACTGGTCTACCTTTTATTGTCTTGTCATGTGTTTTGTAATTGATTTACTGAATTCCTTCATCTGTGCATTTCACATCTCATACTTGGACCTGTTTTACTTTATGCTGCAGAAAGGGAAAGTGAAGCCTGTTCACGTTGTTGATGTCCCAGGGCACTCTCGTCTTCGGCCAAAACTAGATGAGTTCTTGCCTCAAGCAGCTGGCATTG from Nicotiana tomentosiformis chromosome 11, ASM39032v3, whole genome shotgun sequence encodes:
- the LOC104094543 gene encoding uncharacterized protein produces the protein MDKEKVEQLKIQMQQWLHEAEEFIHQTPPVQLYTALGVVLFTLFFLFIIRLFKHTASNTIVLTGLSGSGKTYLFYQLRDGSAHQGTVTSMEPNEASFILHSEKDKKGKVKPVHVVDVPGHSRLRPKLDEFLPQAAGIVFVVDSVEFLPNCRAASEYLYEILTKASVVKKKIPVLLLCNKVDKVTAHTTEFIRKQLEKEIDKLRTSRTAVSDADISNEFTLGVPGEAFAFSQCHNRVIVAEASGLTGEISQLEKFIRENVKP